One Globicephala melas chromosome 6, mGloMel1.2, whole genome shotgun sequence genomic window carries:
- the PHYHD1 gene encoding phytanoyl-CoA dioxygenase domain-containing protein 1 isoform X1, translating into MAYLSPSQLQKFQEDGFLVLEGFWSADECVAMQRRIGEIVAEMDVPLHCRTEFSTREEEQLRAQGSTDYFLSSGDKIRFFFEKGVFDEKGNFLVPPEKSINKIGHALHAHDPVFRCVTHSPKVQALARSLGLRMPVVVQSMYIFKQPHLGGEVSPHQDASFLYTEPLGRVLGVWIALEDATLENGCLWFIPGSHTGGVSRRMVRAPAGSAPGTSFLGTEPARDNSLFVPTPVRRGALVLIHGEVVHKSEQNFSDCSRQAYTFHLMEAAGTVWSPDNWPSEGRDATPSREKLWATNASASTHRPAATGNSHLSSRAFLLLVSVQTGRQEQKAGLGAFPEICLCLSRPQHNLPLEAASRP; encoded by the exons ATGGCCTACCTGAGCCCCTCACAGCTCCAGAAG TTTCAGGAGGATGGATTCCTGGTGCTGGAAGGATTCTGGTCTGCCGACGAGTGTGTGGCCATGCAACGGAGGATTGGCGAGATAGTGGCTGAGATGGATGTCCCTCTCCACTGTCGCACGGAATTTTCCACCCGGGAGGAGGAGCAGCTGAGAGCCCAG GGCAGCACAGACTATTTCTTGAGCAGCGGCGACAAGATTCGGTTCTTCTTTGAGAAAGGCGTCTTTGATGAGAAAG GAAATTTCCTGGTCCCTCCGGAGAAATCCATCAACAAAATTGGCCATG CTCTGCACGCCCATGACCCTGTCTTCAGGTGTGTCACACACTCCCCCAAGGTGCAG GCTTTGGCCAGAAGTCTGGGCCTCCGGATGCCCGTGGTGGTGCAGAGCATGTATATCTTTAAG CAACCTCACTTGGGCGGCGAAG TCTCCCCTCACCAGGACGCCTCCTTCCTGTATACGGAGCCTCTGGGCCGGGTGCTGGGCGTGTGGATTGCTCTGGAAGATGCCACGCTGGAGAATGGCTGCCTCTGGTTCATCCCTGGCTCCCACACAG GTGGAGTGTCGAGAAGGATGGTCCGGGCCCCTGCTGGCTCGGCGCCTGGCACCAGCTTCCTTGGGACCGAGCCAGCCCGGGATAACAGCCTCTTTGTGCCCACACCGGTGCGGAGAG GGGCCCTCGTCCTAATCCACGGAGAAGTGGTGCACAAAAGTGAGCAGAATTTCTCCGACTGCTCACGCCAGGCCTATACTTTCCACCTCATGGAGGCTGCTGGCACGGTCTGGAGCCCAGATAACTG gccctctgagggcagggacGCCACCCCCTCTCGGGAGAAGCTGTGGGCCACCAACGCCAGCGCCTCAACCCACCGCCCAGCTGCAACGGGGAATTCGCATCTCTCCTCCAGGGCTTTCCTTCTGCTGGTGTCTGTGcagacaggcaggcaggagcagaaggctgggctgggtgccTTCCCCGAgatctgtctctgtctgtcccGACCCCAACACAACCTCCCCCTAGAGGCAGCCTCGCGGCCATGA
- the PHYHD1 gene encoding phytanoyl-CoA dioxygenase domain-containing protein 1 isoform X2, which produces MAYLSPSQLQKFQEDGFLVLEGFWSADECVAMQRRIGEIVAEMDVPLHCRTEFSTREEEQLRAQGSTDYFLSSGDKIRFFFEKGVFDEKGNFLVPPEKSINKIGHALHAHDPVFRCVTHSPKVQALARSLGLRMPVVVQSMYIFKQPHLGGEVSPHQDASFLYTEPLGRVLGVWIALEDATLENGCLWFIPGSHTGGVSRRMVRAPAGSAPGTSFLGTEPARDNSLFVPTPVRRGALVLIHGEVVHKSEQNFSDCSRQAYTFHLMEAAGTVWSPDNWLQPTAELPFPPLYT; this is translated from the exons ATGGCCTACCTGAGCCCCTCACAGCTCCAGAAG TTTCAGGAGGATGGATTCCTGGTGCTGGAAGGATTCTGGTCTGCCGACGAGTGTGTGGCCATGCAACGGAGGATTGGCGAGATAGTGGCTGAGATGGATGTCCCTCTCCACTGTCGCACGGAATTTTCCACCCGGGAGGAGGAGCAGCTGAGAGCCCAG GGCAGCACAGACTATTTCTTGAGCAGCGGCGACAAGATTCGGTTCTTCTTTGAGAAAGGCGTCTTTGATGAGAAAG GAAATTTCCTGGTCCCTCCGGAGAAATCCATCAACAAAATTGGCCATG CTCTGCACGCCCATGACCCTGTCTTCAGGTGTGTCACACACTCCCCCAAGGTGCAG GCTTTGGCCAGAAGTCTGGGCCTCCGGATGCCCGTGGTGGTGCAGAGCATGTATATCTTTAAG CAACCTCACTTGGGCGGCGAAG TCTCCCCTCACCAGGACGCCTCCTTCCTGTATACGGAGCCTCTGGGCCGGGTGCTGGGCGTGTGGATTGCTCTGGAAGATGCCACGCTGGAGAATGGCTGCCTCTGGTTCATCCCTGGCTCCCACACAG GTGGAGTGTCGAGAAGGATGGTCCGGGCCCCTGCTGGCTCGGCGCCTGGCACCAGCTTCCTTGGGACCGAGCCAGCCCGGGATAACAGCCTCTTTGTGCCCACACCGGTGCGGAGAG GGGCCCTCGTCCTAATCCACGGAGAAGTGGTGCACAAAAGTGAGCAGAATTTCTCCGACTGCTCACGCCAGGCCTATACTTTCCACCTCATGGAGGCTGCTGGCACGGTCTGGAGCCCAGATAACTG GCTCCAGCCGACAGCTGAGCTGCCCTTTCCCCCACTGTACACCTAA
- the LRRC8A gene encoding volume-regulated anion channel subunit LRRC8A yields the protein MIPVTELRYFADTQPAYRILKPWWDVFTDYISIVMLMIAVFGGTLQVTQDKMICLPCKWVTKDSCNDSFRGWVAPGPEPRYPNSTILPTPDTGPTGIKYDLDRHQYNYVDAVCYENRLHWFAKYFPYLVLLHTLIFLACSNFWFKFPRTSSKLEHFVSILLKCFDSPWTTRALSETVVEESDPKPAFSKMNGSMDKKSSTVSEDVEATVPMLQRTKSRIEQGIVDRSETGVLDKKEGEQAKALFEKVKKFRTHVEEGDIVYRLYMRQTIIKVIKFILIICYTVYYVHNIKFDVDCTVDIESLTGYRTYRCAHPLATLFKILASFYISLVIFYGLICMYTLWWMLRRSLKKYSFESIREESSYSDIPDVKNDFAFMLHLIDQYDPLYSKRFAVFLSEVSENKLRQLNLNNEWTLDKLRQRLTKNAQDKLELHLFMLSGIPDTVFDLVELEVLKLELIPDVTIPPSIAQLTGLKELWLYHTAAKIEAPALAFLRENLRALHIKFTDIKEIPLWIYSLKTLEELHLTGNLSAENNRYIVIDGLRELKRLKVLRLKSNLSKLPQVVTDVGVHLQKLSINNEGTKLIVLNSLKKMANLTELELIRCDLERIPHSIFSLHNLQEIDLKDNNLKTIEEIISFQHLHRLTCLKLWYNHIAYIPIQIGNLTNLERLYLNRNKIEKIPTQLFYCRKLRYLDLSHNNLTFLPADIGLLQNLQNLAVTANRIEALPPELFQCRKLRALHLGNNVLQSLPSRVGELTSLTQIELRGNRLECLPVELGECPLLKRSGLVVEEDLFNTLPPEVKERLWRADKEQA from the exons ATGATTCCGGTGACAGAGCTCCGCTACTTTGCGGACACGCAGCCAGCGTACCGGATCCTGAAGCCGTGGTGGGACGTGTTCACCGACTACATCTCCATCGTCATGCTGATGATCGCGGTTTTTGGTGGCACGCTGCAGGTCACCCAGGACAAGATGATCTGCCTGCCGTGTAAGTGGGTCACCAAGGACTCCTGCAACGACTCGTTCCGGGGCTGGGTGGCCCCCGGCCCAGAGCCCCGCTACCCCAACTCCACCATCTTGCCGACGCCCGACACTGGCCCCACGGGCATCAAGTATGACCTGGACCGGCACCAGTACAACTATGTGGACGCTGTGTGCTACGAGAACCGCCTGCACTGGTTCGCCAAGTACTTCCCCTACCTGGTGCTTCTGCACACACTCATCTTCCTGGCCTGCAGCAACTTCTGGTTCAAGTTCCCTCGCACCAGCTCGAAGCTGGAGCATTTTGTGTCCATCCTGCTCAAGTGCTTCGACTCGCCCTGGACCACGCGAGCCCTGTCGGAGACGGTGGTGGAGGAGAGCGACCCCAAGCCGGCCTTCAGCAAGATGAACGGCTCCATGGACAAGAAGTCGTCGACGGTCAGCGAGGACGTGGAGGCCACCGTGCCCATGCTGCAGCGAACCAAGTCTCGGATCGAGCAGGGCATTGTGGACCGCTCGGAGACGGGCGTGCTGGACAAGAAGGAGGGGGAGCAGGCCAAGGCGCTGTTCGAGAAGGTGAAGAAGTTCCGGACCCACGTGGAGGAGGGGGACATCGTGTACCGTCTCTACATGCGGCAGACCATCATCAAGGTGATCAAATTCATCCTCATCATCTGCTACACTGTCTACTACGTGCACAACATCAAGTTCGACGTGGACTGCACCGTGGACATCGAGAGCCTGACGGGCTACCGTACGTACCGGTGCGCCCACCCGCTGGCCACGCTCTTCAAGATCCTGGCCTCCTTCTACATCAGCCTGGTCATCTTCTATGGCCTCATCTGCATGTACACGCTCTGGTGGATGCTCCGGCGCTCCCTCAAGAAGTACTCGTTCGAGTCCATCCGCGAGGAGAGCAGCTACAGCGACATCCCCGACGTCAAGAACGACTTCGCCTTCATGCTGCACCTCATCGACCAGTACGACCCGCTCTACTCCAAGCGCTTTGCCGTCTTCCTGTCGGAGGTGAGTGAGAACAAGCTGCGGCAGCTGAACCTCAACAACGAGTGGACGCTGGACAAACTGCGGCAGCGGCTCACCAAGAACGCGCAGGACAAGCTGGAGCTGCACCTGTTCATGCTCAGCGGCATCCCCGACACCGTGTTCGACCTGGTGGAGCTGGAGGTGCTGAAGCTGGAGCTGATCCCCGACGTGACCATCCCGCCCAGCATCGCGCAGCTCACGGGCCTCAAGGAGCTGTGGCTGTACCACACGGCCGCCAAGATCGAGGCGCCCGCCCTGGCCTTCCTGCGCGAGAACCTGCGGGCGCTGCACATCAAGTTCACGGACATCAAGGAGATCCCGCTGTGGATCTACAGCCTGAAGACGCTGGAGGAGCTGCACCTGACAGGCAACCTGAGCGCGGAGAACAACCGCTACATCGTCATTGACGGGCTGCGCGAGCTCAAGCGGCTCAAGGTGCTGCGGCTCAAGAGCAACCTGAGCAAGCTGCCACAGGTGGTCACGGACGTGGGCGTGCACCTGCAGAAGCTGTCCATCAACAACGAGGGCACCAAGCTCATCGTGCTCAACAGCCTCAAGAAGATGGCCAACCTGACGGAGCTGGAGCTGATCCGCTGCGACCTGGAGCGGATCCCCCACTCCATCTTCAGCCTCCACAACCTGCAGGAGATCGACCTCAAGGACAACAACCTCAAGACCATCGAGGAGATCATCAGCTTCCAGCACCTGCACCGCCTCACCTGCCTTAAGCTATGGTACAACCACATCGCCTACATTCCCATCCAGATCGGCAACCTCACCAACCTCGAGCGCCTCTACCTGAACCGCAACAAGATCGAGAAGATCCCCACGCAGCTCTTCTACTGCCGCAAGCTGCGCTACCTGGACCTCAGCCACAACAACCTGACCTTCCTTCCGGCTGACATCGGCCTCCTGCAGAACCTGCAGAACCTGGCCGTCACGGCCAACCGG ATCGAGGCGCTGCCCCCGGAGCTCTTCCAGTGCCGGAAGCTGCGGGCCCTGCACCTGGGCAACAACGTCCTGCAGTCACTGCCCTCACGGGTGGGCGAGCTGACCAGCCTGACCCAGATCGAGCTGCGGGGCAACCGGCTGGAGTGCCTGCCCGTGGAGCTGGGCGAGTGCCCGCTGCTCAAGCGCAGCGGCCTAGTGGTGGAGGAGGACCTGTTCAACACTCTGCCTCCCGAGGTGAAGGAGCGGCTCTGGAGGGCTGACAAAGAGCAGGCCTGA